A stretch of the Planctomycetota bacterium genome encodes the following:
- a CDS encoding peroxiredoxin, which yields MLDPGKKAPAFTLADQSDTKHALKDYAGRPLVLFFYPKDGTSGCTTEACDFRDLLPEFEEMDAAVLGISILDTKSKAKFAKKHDLSYPLLADDRIDADERPDPEVAQKYGVWVEKSMYGKTYMGIERTTFLIDAAGKIAQVWSKVKVPGHAEAVRDAVAELASAESRG from the coding sequence ATGCTCGATCCAGGCAAGAAGGCGCCCGCGTTCACGCTGGCCGACCAGTCCGACACCAAGCACGCGCTGAAGGACTACGCCGGGCGGCCGCTCGTGCTCTTCTTCTACCCCAAGGACGGCACCTCGGGCTGCACGACCGAGGCCTGCGACTTCCGCGATCTGCTGCCCGAGTTCGAAGAGATGGACGCCGCCGTGCTCGGCATCAGCATCCTGGATACCAAGAGCAAGGCGAAGTTCGCGAAGAAGCACGACCTGAGCTACCCGCTGCTGGCCGACGACCGCATCGATGCCGACGAGCGGCCCGACCCCGAGGTCGCCCAGAAGTACGGCGTCTGGGTCGAGAAGAGCATGTACGGCAAGACCTACATGGGCATCGAGCGGACGACCTTCTTGATCGACGCGGCGGGCAAGATCGCGCAGGTGTGGAGCAAGGTCAAGGTGCCCGGGCACGCCGAGGCCGTCCGCGACGCGGTCGCCGAGCTCGCGTCGGCCGAATCGCGGGGCTAG
- a CDS encoding serine/threonine-protein kinase: MADSDSTAGSNGPEGKGRDGSDAGGNGERKLIEAALQAAEPKSSWPENPRAWAEGPPMPPAGAFPGYELVREIHRGGQGVVYQAVQLATRRRVAIKVMHSGPFMGSSGRARFEREVQVLGQLDHPNIVRIHDSGVTGDGSCFYVMDYISGKPLDRLIAAGKLPIREGLQLFAKICDAVNAAHLKGVIHRDLKPANVRIDDKGEPIVVDFGLAKTAVPELDGKESPRLMSMTGQFIGSLPWASPEQAEGSPAAIDVRTDVYSLGVMLYQLLTGRFPYEVAGNMRDVLDNILKAEPARPSTIRRQINDEVETIILKSLAKDRDRRYQSAGDLGRDITRFLHGQPIEAKRDSGWYVITKTLRRYRVPVGLGVAAAVALVVFAITITVLYGKAEDARADAVAAGQRESVQRQLAERRRDQAFELARVMLNDYWDSINALRGATPAKIALGEAGVGVLDELDADGDPENTLEKLFIGRERLRVGSLYTGRRGMHRVGSPELGMALYRRALADADGVLATEPESAEALALRADALASIGHAERLQRGYAASQAALDDAVAAYDRLIDAAGEDAAALGFRLDRADAMFEMGNAYLEQSMRSADGDQRQRAADRAEMIFARTLDTYDGLEPGDDEAAAPRIARGRAHVLDRQARMLGRRAATLAREDGRRDEAVALFDRAIAMAAGVAGEMRQMAERDPASGVYDRESWVAIETWGDLLRQQAMLVAATDETESTRLRLRAIEVLGGGAESAGRAVLADESNVLHLRAHALLLNKLGRALEDLGRYAEARSTFDQSLAIRRDLAATDPTNQHRSDAVVGWYRLGALLESQASGAGGGGRGLLEEALDAYEQAAGFVQQQIDAGEPPGDTHQAFIEGQIDRVRGLLSDG; this comes from the coding sequence ATGGCCGACTCCGACAGCACCGCCGGCAGCAACGGCCCGGAGGGCAAGGGGCGCGATGGGTCCGACGCCGGCGGCAACGGCGAGCGGAAGCTGATCGAGGCCGCGCTGCAGGCCGCCGAACCGAAGAGTTCGTGGCCCGAGAACCCGAGGGCCTGGGCCGAAGGGCCACCGATGCCACCCGCGGGCGCGTTCCCGGGGTACGAGCTGGTCCGCGAGATCCACCGGGGCGGCCAGGGCGTGGTGTACCAGGCGGTGCAACTCGCCACGCGGCGGCGGGTGGCGATCAAGGTGATGCACAGCGGCCCGTTCATGGGCAGTTCGGGCCGGGCCCGCTTCGAGCGCGAGGTCCAGGTGCTCGGGCAGCTAGACCACCCCAACATCGTGCGGATCCACGACAGCGGCGTGACCGGCGACGGCTCGTGCTTCTACGTGATGGACTACATCAGCGGCAAGCCGCTCGATCGGCTCATCGCGGCCGGCAAGCTGCCCATCCGCGAGGGGCTGCAGCTGTTCGCGAAGATCTGCGACGCCGTCAACGCCGCGCACCTCAAGGGCGTGATCCACCGGGACCTCAAGCCCGCCAACGTCCGCATCGACGACAAGGGCGAGCCCATCGTGGTCGACTTCGGGCTGGCCAAGACGGCGGTGCCCGAGCTGGACGGCAAGGAGAGCCCGCGGCTGATGTCGATGACCGGACAGTTCATCGGCTCGCTCCCGTGGGCGAGCCCCGAGCAGGCCGAGGGCTCCCCCGCCGCCATCGACGTCCGCACGGACGTGTACTCGCTCGGCGTGATGCTGTACCAGCTGCTGACGGGCCGCTTCCCCTACGAGGTGGCCGGCAACATGCGGGACGTGCTGGACAACATCCTGAAGGCCGAGCCCGCGCGACCCAGCACCATCCGGCGGCAGATTAACGACGAGGTCGAGACCATCATCCTCAAGTCGCTGGCCAAGGACCGCGACCGGCGGTACCAGAGCGCGGGCGACCTGGGCCGGGACATCACCCGGTTCCTGCACGGCCAGCCCATCGAGGCCAAGCGGGACAGCGGGTGGTACGTCATCACCAAGACGCTGCGGCGATACCGCGTGCCGGTGGGGCTGGGTGTCGCGGCCGCGGTGGCGCTGGTCGTCTTCGCGATCACGATCACGGTGCTCTACGGCAAGGCCGAGGACGCCCGGGCCGATGCGGTGGCCGCGGGGCAGCGCGAGTCGGTGCAGCGGCAGCTCGCCGAGCGCCGCCGGGACCAGGCCTTCGAGCTGGCCCGCGTCATGCTCAACGACTACTGGGACTCGATCAACGCGCTCCGCGGCGCGACGCCCGCGAAGATCGCGCTGGGCGAGGCCGGCGTGGGCGTGCTGGACGAGCTCGACGCCGACGGCGATCCCGAGAACACGCTCGAGAAGCTGTTCATCGGCCGCGAGCGGCTGCGGGTGGGCAGCCTCTACACGGGCCGGCGGGGCATGCACCGCGTGGGCTCGCCCGAGCTTGGCATGGCGCTGTATCGCCGGGCGCTCGCGGATGCCGATGGCGTGCTGGCGACCGAGCCCGAGTCGGCCGAGGCGCTCGCGTTGCGCGCCGACGCGCTGGCATCGATCGGCCACGCCGAGCGGCTGCAGCGCGGCTACGCGGCATCGCAGGCAGCGCTCGACGACGCCGTGGCCGCGTACGACCGGCTGATCGATGCGGCGGGCGAGGACGCGGCGGCCTTGGGCTTCCGGCTCGACCGCGCCGACGCAATGTTCGAGATGGGCAACGCCTACCTCGAGCAATCGATGCGATCCGCCGACGGCGACCAGCGGCAGCGGGCCGCCGACCGGGCCGAGATGATCTTCGCGCGCACGCTGGACACCTACGACGGGCTCGAACCCGGCGACGATGAAGCCGCCGCCCCCCGCATCGCGCGGGGCCGGGCCCACGTGCTCGATCGCCAGGCTCGGATGCTCGGGCGGCGGGCCGCGACGCTCGCACGCGAGGACGGCCGCCGCGACGAAGCCGTGGCGCTGTTCGATCGTGCAATCGCCATGGCCGCCGGCGTCGCGGGCGAGATGCGGCAGATGGCCGAGCGCGATCCCGCCAGCGGCGTGTACGACCGCGAGTCGTGGGTCGCCATCGAGACCTGGGGCGACCTGCTCCGCCAGCAGGCGATGCTGGTGGCCGCGACGGACGAGACCGAATCCACCCGGCTGCGGCTGCGGGCCATCGAGGTGCTGGGCGGCGGCGCCGAGTCCGCGGGCCGGGCGGTGCTGGCCGACGAGTCCAACGTGCTGCACCTGAGGGCGCACGCCTTGCTGCTCAACAAGCTCGGGCGTGCGCTCGAAGATCTCGGGCGATACGCAGAGGCGCGCTCGACCTTCGACCAGTCGCTGGCCATCCGGCGGGACCTCGCGGCGACCGATCCCACCAACCAGCACCGCAGCGACGCCGTCGTCGGCTGGTATCGGCTCGGTGCCCTGCTCGAGAGCCAGGCAAGTGGCGCCGGGGGCGGCGGGCGGGGCCTGCTCGAGGAGGCGCTCGACGCGTACGAGCAGGCCGCAGGATTCGTGCAGCAGCAGATCGATGCAGGCGAGCCACCCGGCGACACCCACCAGGCGTTCATCGAGGGACAGATCGATCGGGTCCGCGGGCTGCTCTCGGACGGGTAA
- a CDS encoding RNA polymerase sigma factor, translated as MPSNHAQSGESQPGDAGPRRPRAGDPHADAAEALLARALRGDRGALVDALEGLAGPLRARLDARIPAVLRTTIEADDVLQVTYIEVVGRIGQFREGGARGFRAWVTRIAENNLLDAIRAAQAAKRPDPARRAHASPNASDSAVTLIEQISGASRTTPSRFAARDEAVVMMERMLSTLPGDYARVIREYDLAGRPVEEVARAMGRSVGAVYMLRSRAHDRLREAMGDEGNYFTRTGG; from the coding sequence ATGCCCTCGAATCACGCACAGTCCGGCGAGTCTCAGCCCGGCGATGCGGGCCCGCGTCGTCCGCGGGCGGGCGATCCGCACGCCGACGCCGCCGAGGCCCTTCTCGCCCGGGCGCTGCGGGGCGACCGGGGCGCGCTGGTGGACGCTCTCGAGGGGCTGGCGGGTCCGCTGCGGGCGCGTCTGGACGCCCGCATCCCCGCGGTGCTGCGGACGACCATCGAGGCCGACGACGTGCTGCAGGTGACCTACATCGAGGTCGTCGGTCGCATCGGCCAGTTCCGCGAGGGCGGGGCCCGCGGCTTCCGCGCCTGGGTCACGCGGATCGCCGAGAACAACCTGCTGGACGCCATCCGCGCGGCGCAGGCCGCCAAGCGGCCGGACCCCGCGCGGCGGGCGCACGCGAGCCCGAATGCGAGCGACTCGGCGGTCACGCTCATCGAGCAGATCTCTGGGGCGAGCCGGACGACGCCGTCGCGGTTCGCGGCGCGGGACGAGGCCGTCGTGATGATGGAGCGGATGCTCTCGACGCTACCGGGGGACTACGCGCGGGTCATCCGCGAGTACGACCTGGCGGGCCGGCCCGTCGAGGAGGTCGCCCGGGCCATGGGTCGCTCGGTGGGCGCGGTGTACATGCTGCGGTCGAGGGCGCACGATCGGCTGCGCGAGGCGATGGGCGACGAGGGCAACTATTTCACGCGCACCGGCGGCTGA